Proteins encoded together in one Pantoea sp. CCBC3-3-1 window:
- a CDS encoding dihydroxy-acid dehydratase encodes MFRSNFKPGSTRWAVRRAQWRCMGIREGDMHKPKIAIINTSNKLSCCYVHLDELCRIVEQSIRDAGGLPFEVRTVAPSDFVTSAGKKARYLMPTRDLMVNEVECMVEGAVLDGMICLSSCDKTTPAHLMSAARLNVPTLLLTCGYQVGGTCSNEKFDDQFFDIDDVYEQVGALATGSITLQDLTDMTDVGIQSPGVCAGLGTANSMHIVAEALGMTLPGNSPIWANGRKVKEYAQAAGKRIVELTQKQVLPREIITEKAIQNAVMTVLAVGGSVNTVRHLSAIATEAELPIDVVSLYERFGKDIKLLTSVRPNGPFRTEDLEAAGGTTAVMNQLRNFLHLDALTVTQKTVGENIQHAVVKNHEVIRTLDNPISQRPGIAILRGNMAPDGAIVKLSAVPGELSHFSGPANIYEGEDEAIEALGAGKIHEGDVIVLRNMGPAGGPGTVFACSFVAALNGAGIAARVAVITDGELSGLNRGIIVGQLMPEAAAGGPLAVVAQGETIHINFDNLSIDMDVPQAVIDARLAQWQPQPLPLGGGNSTYLAQYAQLVQPIAQGAVLGKRSIHVKNIE; translated from the coding sequence ATGTTCAGAAGCAATTTCAAACCGGGTTCAACCCGTTGGGCTGTTCGTCGTGCGCAGTGGCGTTGCATGGGTATTCGCGAAGGGGACATGCATAAGCCAAAAATCGCCATCATCAACACGTCCAATAAATTGTCCTGCTGCTATGTGCATCTGGACGAATTGTGCCGCATCGTGGAACAAAGCATTCGCGATGCTGGTGGCCTGCCATTTGAGGTTCGTACCGTTGCTCCAAGCGACTTCGTCACCAGTGCGGGTAAAAAAGCACGATATCTGATGCCCACCCGTGACCTGATGGTGAATGAAGTGGAATGCATGGTGGAAGGTGCGGTACTGGATGGCATGATCTGTCTTTCTTCCTGTGACAAAACCACCCCTGCGCATTTAATGTCAGCCGCCCGTCTCAACGTCCCAACCCTGCTGTTGACCTGCGGTTATCAGGTTGGTGGCACCTGCTCCAACGAGAAATTCGACGACCAGTTCTTTGACATTGATGACGTTTATGAGCAGGTTGGCGCGCTGGCAACGGGCTCGATCACCTTACAGGATCTCACTGACATGACCGACGTTGGCATTCAGTCACCGGGCGTCTGCGCCGGCCTCGGCACAGCCAACTCGATGCACATCGTGGCTGAGGCACTGGGCATGACGCTACCCGGTAACTCCCCCATTTGGGCTAATGGTCGCAAAGTGAAAGAGTATGCGCAGGCAGCTGGCAAGCGCATCGTCGAGCTGACACAAAAGCAGGTGCTACCACGCGAGATCATCACTGAAAAAGCGATCCAGAATGCGGTAATGACCGTGCTGGCTGTCGGTGGCTCAGTGAATACTGTACGCCATCTTTCGGCTATCGCCACAGAGGCCGAGCTACCCATTGATGTTGTCAGCTTATACGAAAGATTTGGTAAGGATATCAAGCTCCTGACTTCTGTACGCCCTAATGGTCCTTTCCGTACTGAAGACCTGGAAGCCGCAGGTGGCACCACCGCCGTCATGAACCAACTGCGTAACTTCCTGCATCTGGATGCACTGACAGTGACGCAAAAGACTGTAGGAGAAAATATTCAGCACGCAGTGGTGAAGAACCATGAGGTGATCCGTACGCTTGATAACCCCATCAGCCAGCGTCCCGGAATCGCGATCCTACGCGGAAACATGGCGCCGGATGGTGCCATTGTGAAACTCTCGGCAGTACCGGGTGAACTATCGCATTTCTCGGGTCCAGCCAATATTTATGAGGGTGAGGACGAAGCCATCGAAGCGTTGGGGGCAGGAAAAATCCATGAGGGTGATGTCATTGTATTGCGCAATATGGGGCCAGCTGGTGGTCCTGGCACGGTATTCGCCTGTAGTTTTGTCGCTGCACTCAACGGTGCGGGGATTGCGGCGCGCGTTGCCGTTATTACCGACGGTGAACTGTCGGGGCTTAATCGCGGCATCATTGTAGGCCAGTTGATGCCTGAAGCTGCTGCCGGTGGGCCGCTGGCCGTTGTGGCGCAGGGCGAAACCATCCATATCAACTTCGACAACCTCAGCATCGATATGGATGTGCCGCAAGCAGTAATAGATGCACGTCTCGCGCAGTGGCAACCGCAGCCATTGCCACTCGGCGGCGGAAACAGCACCTATCTTGCACAGTATGCGCAACTGGTCCAGCCAATTGCTCAGGGTGCGGTGCTGGGTAAACGCAGCATCCACGTCAAGAACATCGAATAA
- a CDS encoding FAD-dependent oxidoreductase, protein MHICHERSRNPPITCHVDVLVVGGGPTGVAAATAAARRGDKTLMIEKYGFCGGMATAGMSGAICGLFTSGRGRKHQQLVHGFAGEFYQHLKDRQAVSEPFPFGETKLVVHEPHTWKEIADDLLLESGVHILFHSLVTEVVMNGNQLHGVIIENKSGRQCITAERFIDATGDGDLCAKAGVPYTLGRNGMVQYPTMVFRMNNVDINRGIGHPIPQLEAWVEQAQKRGYHLPRKHIYLLPSPRPGEVMCNVTSILHDDGRPIDATNAEDLTFAELKGRKMVREYERFLQNFIPGFEQARLNDVAPQIGIRQSRTIQGQGRLSNNDVFQAHKSTRSVASSAWCIEAHGNDGIFMFYLDDDYYDIPYDTLLPEGIPNLITAGRALCAEHEALASARVTAQCFLTGYAAGTAAHLSHRDNCAFNQVDVDELRSIIEY, encoded by the coding sequence ATGCATATCTGTCATGAACGAAGTCGCAACCCCCCTATTACTTGCCATGTCGACGTGCTGGTTGTGGGTGGTGGTCCAACCGGTGTTGCAGCGGCTACCGCTGCAGCTCGTCGGGGTGACAAAACTCTGATGATTGAGAAGTATGGTTTTTGCGGTGGTATGGCCACGGCGGGAATGTCTGGCGCGATTTGCGGGCTATTTACTTCCGGCAGAGGCCGTAAGCACCAGCAACTGGTACACGGCTTTGCTGGAGAGTTTTATCAGCACCTGAAAGATCGCCAGGCAGTTAGCGAGCCTTTTCCCTTTGGCGAAACAAAACTGGTCGTACATGAACCCCACACGTGGAAAGAGATTGCTGACGACCTGCTGCTTGAGAGCGGCGTGCATATACTCTTTCACAGTCTGGTGACAGAGGTTGTGATGAATGGCAACCAACTGCACGGCGTCATCATTGAGAATAAAAGCGGGCGGCAATGCATCACTGCTGAACGCTTTATTGATGCCACCGGCGATGGCGATCTCTGTGCCAAAGCAGGCGTGCCATACACTCTGGGTCGCAATGGTATGGTGCAGTATCCAACTATGGTCTTCCGTATGAACAACGTGGACATCAATCGCGGTATAGGCCACCCCATCCCGCAACTGGAAGCTTGGGTAGAACAAGCGCAGAAACGAGGGTATCACCTGCCTCGGAAACACATCTACCTGCTGCCCTCCCCGCGTCCAGGCGAAGTGATGTGCAACGTTACCAGTATTCTTCACGACGATGGACGCCCCATTGATGCGACTAACGCCGAAGATCTCACCTTCGCTGAGCTAAAAGGGCGAAAAATGGTGCGAGAGTATGAACGTTTCCTGCAAAACTTTATTCCTGGTTTTGAGCAGGCGCGGCTCAACGACGTGGCTCCTCAGATCGGCATCCGCCAGAGCCGCACCATACAGGGCCAAGGGCGATTGAGTAATAACGATGTGTTCCAAGCACACAAAAGCACACGCAGTGTTGCCAGCAGCGCATGGTGTATTGAAGCACATGGCAACGACGGCATCTTTATGTTTTATCTTGACGATGATTATTACGATATTCCTTACGACACACTGCTGCCTGAAGGGATACCCAACCTCATCACAGCGGGTCGTGCACTATGTGCCGAACATGAGGCATTAGCTTCAGCGCGCGTAACCGCTCAATGCTTTCTTACTGGCTATGCCGCTGGCACCGCCGCCCACCTAAGCCATCGCGACAACTGCGCCTTCAACCAAGTCGATGTCGATGAGCTACGCAGCATCATTGAATATTAA
- a CDS encoding NAD(P)-dependent oxidoreductase, with the protein MKPVIGFIGLGIMGKPMVRNLLKAGYQVHAYSIMPADVQEMAREGAIGASSNLAVAQAAEIIITMVPNTPQVEEVLFGEAGVIGGLRSGKVVIDMSTISSLATKQFAERISASGAHMLDAPVSGGDKGAKNGTLSVMVGGDSAVFSRCKPVLDVLGSLVTHVGDNGAGQVVKSCNQVLAAATMAALGESLVMGAKAGVNPAKIVEVLSAGYARCGALEIRGELLLDRNFDPGFMTRLQYKDLNLAMELSQGIDAPMPIASLVRELYKTCMAQGIGNEDHSNVIKVFEQLAGYEVKAGE; encoded by the coding sequence ATGAAACCAGTAATCGGCTTTATTGGCCTCGGCATCATGGGCAAACCGATGGTTCGTAACCTGCTAAAAGCCGGTTATCAGGTTCACGCGTACAGCATCATGCCTGCGGATGTGCAGGAGATGGCGCGTGAGGGCGCTATCGGCGCATCCAGTAATCTGGCCGTAGCGCAGGCGGCAGAGATCATCATCACTATGGTGCCAAATACGCCACAGGTTGAAGAGGTGTTATTTGGTGAGGCGGGCGTAATAGGGGGGCTGCGTAGCGGTAAAGTGGTGATCGACATGAGCACAATCTCTTCACTCGCGACAAAACAGTTCGCTGAACGCATCAGCGCCAGCGGAGCACATATGCTGGATGCGCCTGTAAGCGGCGGCGATAAAGGTGCAAAAAACGGTACTTTATCGGTGATGGTTGGGGGGGACAGTGCCGTGTTTTCTCGCTGTAAACCCGTACTGGACGTGCTCGGTAGCCTTGTGACGCACGTCGGTGACAATGGCGCGGGTCAGGTTGTGAAATCCTGCAATCAGGTACTGGCAGCCGCAACCATGGCTGCACTGGGTGAGTCGCTGGTGATGGGGGCGAAAGCTGGCGTTAACCCAGCAAAAATTGTGGAGGTGCTTTCAGCCGGATACGCACGCTGCGGTGCCCTGGAAATTCGCGGTGAGCTGCTGCTGGATCGAAATTTTGATCCCGGCTTTATGACTCGCCTACAGTACAAGGACCTCAATCTGGCAATGGAACTGAGCCAGGGGATAGATGCCCCGATGCCCATAGCCAGTCTGGTGCGTGAACTGTACAAAACCTGTATGGCACAGGGCATTGGCAATGAGGATCACTCCAACGTGATTAAGGTGTTTGAGCAGTTGGCTGGTTATGAGGTCAAGGCCGGAGAATAA
- a CDS encoding MFS transporter has translation MKIFTQYRYAILTLLTSAYVINYIDRAALSVAMPFISNDFHLTSFEKGVIFSSFSIGYALFNFIGGALADKYGAKRVLAIAMTFWSIMCGLTAGAFSFWTFFLCRVLFGMGEGPNAAVANKVIYDWFPIRQKATAVGIQQAGGPLGGAVSGPLVGLMCYYFGWRFSFVVLMFIGLTWVAIWCLKSKSLPSQHPRVSATELALINQRDQESIEEESTSEKPSMWKAILQPTILSIALSLFCYNYVLFFFITWFPTFLVEARGVSPHDMSFISSLPWLIGALGYAVGGVLIDAIYRKTQRRFFSRKVVLVTAFMISSVCIAVTGLASTTTVAVISMTAAIGLLQLAGPAYWALIQDAAPKNYVGSASGLMHGIANTSGIIGPTVTGLIVQTSSYTGAFILAGILGVIGSCVILFRVRGKAEVNFAALT, from the coding sequence ATGAAAATATTTACCCAATATCGCTATGCGATACTGACTCTTCTGACATCAGCTTACGTTATTAATTATATCGACCGCGCCGCCCTTTCTGTCGCGATGCCCTTTATCAGCAATGATTTTCATCTCACCAGTTTTGAGAAAGGAGTGATATTCAGCAGTTTCTCAATTGGATATGCGTTATTTAATTTTATCGGTGGTGCGCTGGCCGACAAATATGGTGCAAAACGCGTACTGGCTATTGCCATGACGTTCTGGTCTATCATGTGCGGTTTAACCGCTGGTGCATTTAGCTTCTGGACGTTTTTCCTCTGTCGGGTGCTGTTTGGAATGGGTGAAGGACCCAATGCTGCGGTTGCAAATAAGGTGATTTACGACTGGTTCCCCATTCGCCAGAAAGCAACCGCAGTAGGAATTCAGCAGGCTGGAGGGCCGCTCGGTGGGGCTGTATCTGGTCCACTCGTTGGTCTAATGTGCTACTACTTCGGCTGGCGTTTTTCGTTTGTCGTATTGATGTTTATCGGCTTAACCTGGGTCGCCATCTGGTGTCTGAAATCCAAATCGTTACCGTCTCAGCATCCACGCGTCAGCGCCACAGAACTGGCGCTGATTAACCAGCGCGATCAGGAAAGCATTGAGGAAGAATCCACAAGTGAAAAGCCGTCGATGTGGAAAGCAATTCTGCAGCCGACTATCCTTTCGATTGCACTTTCTCTGTTCTGCTACAACTATGTACTGTTTTTTTTCATCACCTGGTTCCCGACCTTCCTGGTAGAAGCCCGTGGTGTTAGTCCCCACGATATGAGTTTTATCTCTTCGCTTCCATGGTTAATTGGCGCGCTCGGCTATGCTGTTGGTGGCGTACTGATTGACGCCATTTACCGCAAAACGCAGCGCCGGTTTTTCTCCCGTAAAGTGGTGCTGGTAACCGCATTTATGATCAGTTCCGTGTGCATCGCCGTAACCGGCCTTGCCAGCACCACCACCGTTGCTGTTATCAGCATGACGGCGGCAATCGGATTGCTACAACTAGCTGGCCCAGCATATTGGGCATTAATCCAGGATGCAGCACCCAAGAATTATGTTGGTAGCGCCAGCGGATTAATGCATGGCATCGCCAATACCTCAGGAATAATTGGACCAACAGTCACCGGATTAATTGTGCAGACTAGCTCTTACACCGGCGCTTTTATTCTGGCAGGCATTTTAGGTGTTATTGGTTCCTGCGTTATTTTGTTCCGTGTGCGCGGGAAAGCTGAAGTTAATTTTGCAGCTTTAACGTAA
- a CDS encoding aldolase/citrate lyase family protein, which yields MKYPFLENHFKTTLTHQHRTIGCWGSSSSPIVTELVGLCGFDWVMFDCEHSPNDVINLAPQLMALKGTHTQAMVRPYFNDPVLLKRLLDIGVTNFLIPMVENAEDAKRAVAATRYPAQGMRGLAVSHRGNYFGMMDDYLPRINSNIGVVVQIESAKAVANLEAILQVEGVDGIFIGPSDLSTSLGHIGNATHPEVVSAIHHIIKTSKQYGKAIGTVSFDVQTVKNYFQQGLSFIAVTSDLGALKGGLLAASASYRD from the coding sequence ATGAAATATCCATTTCTTGAGAATCACTTTAAAACCACGCTCACACATCAGCATCGCACCATTGGCTGTTGGGGATCTTCATCAAGTCCTATCGTCACTGAACTGGTCGGATTATGCGGTTTTGATTGGGTGATGTTTGATTGTGAGCATTCACCGAATGATGTTATCAATCTGGCACCACAATTGATGGCTCTTAAGGGTACTCACACGCAAGCAATGGTCCGTCCATATTTCAATGACCCGGTACTGCTGAAACGTCTACTGGATATTGGCGTCACTAACTTTCTCATTCCGATGGTAGAGAACGCTGAAGATGCCAAACGTGCAGTGGCAGCCACACGCTACCCCGCGCAGGGCATGCGTGGCTTGGCGGTTTCACATCGCGGGAATTATTTCGGCATGATGGACGACTACCTCCCTCGTATCAACAGCAACATTGGCGTAGTTGTACAAATAGAAAGCGCTAAAGCTGTTGCGAATCTGGAGGCCATTTTACAAGTTGAAGGCGTCGATGGAATTTTTATCGGCCCAAGCGATCTTTCAACATCGTTGGGACATATCGGCAACGCCACACATCCTGAAGTGGTCAGCGCCATCCACCACATTATTAAAACAAGCAAGCAGTATGGCAAAGCAATTGGCACCGTCTCATTTGATGTTCAGACAGTAAAAAATTACTTCCAACAAGGCCTTAGCTTTATCGCCGTCACGAGCGATCTTGGCGCTTTAAAGGGTGGATTACTGGCAGCCAGTGCATCGTATCGAGATTGA
- a CDS encoding NAD(P)-dependent oxidoreductase, which yields MKTILITGAAGGVGSRLRPYLQEHYRLRLFDRVACSDLQSNEEQIIGDIANRDKVMHACEGVDGIVHLACAYSLNISFEDTVEANYRGTVYLLDACQHWNIPRFVFASSHHVLGQHPAAGFHNDHAAVAPDGFYALSKAFGESAFALYAHKIGLQGLSIRIGSATDTVVDSRRLHIWLSAADMAQLTRIGLEHPDARGDIVYGTSECPDAFFPNQRARELGYVPQSNATHHLHPLYRPLPAMPDSEGPNWVGGPFVPFALTLGEKS from the coding sequence ATGAAAACTATTTTAATAACCGGAGCAGCAGGTGGCGTGGGGTCACGCTTGCGCCCCTACCTACAAGAGCACTATCGTTTGCGTCTTTTTGATCGTGTTGCCTGCAGCGATTTACAGTCCAATGAGGAGCAAATCATTGGCGATATCGCCAACCGCGACAAAGTAATGCACGCCTGCGAAGGCGTTGATGGCATTGTCCATCTGGCGTGTGCCTACAGCCTCAACATCAGCTTTGAAGATACTGTTGAAGCAAATTATCGCGGTACAGTGTATCTGCTCGATGCCTGTCAGCACTGGAACATCCCGCGCTTTGTTTTTGCAAGCTCCCATCATGTGTTGGGTCAGCATCCGGCTGCCGGATTCCACAATGATCATGCTGCAGTCGCCCCCGATGGTTTCTACGCACTGAGTAAAGCCTTTGGTGAATCTGCCTTTGCGCTGTACGCGCATAAAATAGGTCTTCAGGGATTAAGTATTCGCATTGGTAGTGCAACAGACACCGTAGTGGATAGTCGCCGTCTGCACATCTGGCTGAGCGCTGCCGATATGGCGCAACTCACCCGTATCGGGCTGGAGCATCCGGACGCACGCGGCGATATTGTGTATGGCACCTCTGAGTGCCCGGATGCATTCTTTCCTAACCAGCGTGCACGTGAATTGGGCTATGTACCGCAGAGCAACGCAACTCATCATCTCCATCCTCTTTATCGTCCTTTGCCGGCTATGCCAGACAGCGAAGGTCCGAACTGGGTCGGCGGCCCGTTTGTGCCCTTCGCGCTTACTTTGGGGGAAAAATCATGA
- a CDS encoding mandelate racemase/muconate lactonizing enzyme family protein: MKIRSVEAQIIAIPFNDGGKPKPTTPTTWNKLEMVLVRIEDTDGNVGWGEAFGYFVTPATKAIIDNLLKPLLEGSEITSIRDWSHSIQHRLHIFGRYGITLFAISGVDIALWDLWAKRQNAPLYSLLGDGKRKSLKTYASLVGYNDRDTAVSQCLRAVDDGFSIIKIHEPDIKIITACHEAIAKASREVKLAIDVNGCWQAEQTYHNIEHLLGLPQVAWLEEPVFPPEDFAQLAQFRQRGIALGAGENWCTRQQFLHAVEQHAVDYLQPSVTKVGGISEFLQVVEIAGKNGLPVLPHSPYFGPGFLTTLHLANAYHNISEVEFLYVEPQAELFAYDTIRQGNVFSISDRPGIGMDPDPAVISRYTLS; the protein is encoded by the coding sequence ATGAAAATTCGGTCAGTTGAAGCGCAGATCATTGCTATCCCCTTTAATGATGGCGGCAAACCAAAACCGACAACCCCCACCACCTGGAATAAGTTGGAAATGGTGCTGGTGCGCATTGAGGATACCGATGGAAACGTTGGCTGGGGCGAGGCATTCGGATACTTTGTTACCCCCGCGACCAAAGCAATCATCGATAATTTGCTGAAACCGCTGCTGGAAGGCAGCGAGATAACCTCGATTCGTGACTGGAGCCATTCTATACAGCACCGTTTGCATATTTTTGGTCGCTACGGAATTACATTATTCGCTATTTCCGGGGTCGATATAGCGCTGTGGGATCTCTGGGCCAAGCGGCAGAATGCACCGCTGTATAGCCTGCTTGGCGATGGCAAACGTAAGTCACTCAAGACCTATGCCAGCTTAGTGGGTTATAACGATCGTGATACTGCCGTGTCTCAGTGTTTGCGCGCAGTAGATGATGGTTTCTCCATTATCAAAATTCACGAACCTGATATTAAAATAATTACCGCCTGCCACGAAGCCATTGCCAAAGCCAGCCGCGAAGTGAAACTGGCGATAGACGTCAACGGCTGCTGGCAGGCCGAGCAAACATATCACAACATTGAACACTTGCTCGGTTTACCGCAGGTGGCATGGCTGGAAGAACCGGTTTTTCCGCCCGAAGATTTCGCGCAACTGGCTCAGTTCCGTCAACGCGGTATCGCGCTGGGGGCGGGAGAAAACTGGTGCACAAGGCAACAGTTTCTCCACGCAGTAGAACAACACGCGGTCGATTATCTTCAGCCCAGCGTGACCAAAGTCGGTGGCATCAGCGAGTTTCTTCAGGTAGTTGAGATTGCCGGCAAAAATGGTTTACCAGTGCTGCCACACAGCCCTTATTTCGGGCCTGGATTTCTCACCACACTGCATCTTGCCAATGCTTACCACAATATCTCTGAAGTCGAATTTCTCTATGTCGAGCCACAGGCTGAACTGTTTGCTTATGACACTATTCGTCAGGGTAACGTGTTTAGCATCAGCGATCGTCCTGGCATCGGCATGGATCCTGACCCAGCGGTGATCAGCCGATATACGCTTTCCTGA
- the yjfP gene encoding esterase yields MIEIYDEFIGDIPVIHAVPAGKRYQTLPTIFHFHGYTSSKELNSFFGYAFARAGFRVVLPEAIEHGDRFDGNIERRRFLFWQILKNNIDEFEEYVSHYQQQGLILDDKVAVSGTSMGGFTVLGLLARYNHIKAAACYMGSGFFSTLSHELFPPIEIKSSKDHKKIDNLLANLYKLDSSKNITALAQQPLMLWHGRNDEIVSVAETERLHSMLLDNNLTNNVNVIIDETASHKVPMNALEHGVSFFKKTLL; encoded by the coding sequence ATGATCGAGATCTACGACGAATTTATTGGCGATATTCCGGTAATCCATGCCGTTCCGGCAGGAAAGCGCTATCAAACACTGCCGACCATTTTTCATTTCCACGGCTACACCTCATCGAAAGAACTGAACAGCTTTTTTGGCTATGCATTTGCCAGGGCAGGTTTTCGCGTGGTCTTACCGGAAGCTATCGAGCATGGTGATCGCTTTGATGGCAATATTGAACGGCGCCGTTTTCTCTTCTGGCAGATACTGAAAAATAATATCGACGAGTTCGAAGAATATGTCAGCCATTATCAGCAACAAGGCTTGATTCTCGATGACAAAGTTGCAGTGTCAGGAACTTCAATGGGGGGGTTTACCGTTCTGGGTTTACTGGCACGTTATAATCACATCAAGGCTGCAGCCTGCTATATGGGTTCGGGTTTTTTCTCTACCTTATCGCATGAGCTTTTTCCGCCGATTGAAATTAAATCTAGTAAGGACCATAAGAAAATAGATAATCTGTTAGCAAATCTGTACAAACTTGATTCGAGTAAAAACATCACAGCACTTGCCCAACAACCGTTGATGTTATGGCATGGCCGGAATGATGAAATAGTCTCAGTTGCAGAAACTGAACGTTTACATTCAATGCTTTTAGATAACAACCTGACTAATAATGTAAATGTAATTATTGACGAAACAGCAAGTCATAAAGTGCCAATGAATGCTCTGGAACATGGTGTTTCATTTTTTAAAAAAACACTCCTATAA
- the tnpB gene encoding IS66 family insertion sequence element accessory protein TnpB (TnpB, as the term is used for proteins encoded by IS66 family insertion elements, is considered an accessory protein, since TnpC, encoded by a neighboring gene, is a DDE family transposase.): protein MMNLPAGTKIWIVAGITDMRNGFHGLAARVQTALKDDPMSGHVFIFRGRRGCQVKMLWSTGDGLCILTKRLERGRFAWPSARDGKVFLTPAQLAMLLEGIDWRQPKHIMTSLTML from the coding sequence ATGATGAACCTGCCAGCCGGCACAAAAATCTGGATAGTGGCCGGTATCACCGATATGCGCAACGGCTTCCACGGTCTTGCTGCCAGAGTTCAGACCGCCCTGAAGGACGACCCGATGTCGGGTCACGTCTTCATCTTCCGCGGACGTCGCGGCTGCCAGGTTAAGATGCTCTGGTCCACCGGCGACGGCCTGTGCATCCTGACAAAACGCCTTGAGCGTGGCCGCTTCGCCTGGCCGTCGGCCCGTGACGGCAAAGTGTTCCTGACGCCCGCGCAGCTGGCGATGCTGCTGGAGGGCATCGACTGGCGTCAGCCGAAGCACATCATGACGTCACTGACGATGTTGTAA
- a CDS encoding transposase encodes MSTQERHSRQHYSPELKLKLVKMALKASEEGSSVAALAREYDVNDNLLFKWMPLWQSEGRVSRPRRKYRKAASPALLPVQITPPPGSTSPVSAFAGSPDTVCHARLRHGDITLHNPSPELLSLLLREMMAGESQ; translated from the coding sequence GTGAGTACTCAAGAACGACATTCCCGTCAGCATTATTCCCCTGAACTGAAACTTAAACTGGTCAAAATGGCACTGAAGGCCAGCGAAGAAGGCAGCAGCGTTGCCGCACTTGCCCGTGAATACGACGTTAATGACAACCTGCTCTTTAAATGGATGCCCCTCTGGCAGAGCGAAGGCCGGGTATCCCGGCCACGACGCAAATACCGTAAAGCCGCATCTCCCGCTCTTTTACCCGTGCAGATTACTCCGCCACCGGGCAGCACGTCTCCGGTCTCAGCTTTTGCCGGTTCACCGGATACCGTCTGCCACGCCCGGCTTCGCCATGGTGATATCACGCTGCATAATCCTTCGCCTGAACTGCTGAGCCTGTTGCTGCGGGAAATGATGGCGGGAGAATCACAATGA
- a CDS encoding DUF3800 domain-containing protein: protein MEYVAFGDESGTTGSDRCYGIGLLCVRKDTLHIFNERVQKLKDKYGIVGELKWSKIKNSAGQANICIELLAMVLKNSCCFHSIVVVKNIYNNWLTDRELAFYQTYTMLVKNVAKQIKSDIEVIIDQKIDKYKKNDEVTGIVANNMLARAGMKKLVKSVTMHDSKHDLGLQVVDILTGAVNSGYLKYLNPRLVLSVAKELAFERMAALLGWDMFYYDTFPNKDFNIWHFPQEMRAMPGSKSIRPDYSVPLVKREELS from the coding sequence ATGGAATACGTGGCTTTTGGTGATGAGAGTGGTACGACAGGGAGTGACCGCTGTTATGGCATTGGTTTGCTGTGTGTGCGTAAAGACACGTTGCACATCTTCAATGAGCGTGTCCAGAAGCTGAAAGATAAGTACGGTATTGTCGGTGAGTTGAAATGGTCTAAGATAAAGAACAGCGCAGGGCAGGCAAACATCTGCATTGAGCTGCTGGCTATGGTGCTCAAGAACTCGTGCTGCTTCCACTCAATTGTTGTAGTGAAGAACATTTACAACAACTGGTTGACGGACAGGGAGCTGGCTTTCTACCAGACGTACACAATGCTCGTTAAGAACGTTGCTAAGCAGATTAAGAGTGACATTGAGGTCATCATCGATCAGAAGATTGATAAGTACAAAAAGAACGATGAAGTTACGGGTATTGTTGCTAACAACATGCTGGCTAGGGCAGGGATGAAGAAGTTGGTTAAGTCTGTCACGATGCACGACTCTAAACATGATCTTGGATTACAGGTTGTAGACATCCTGACCGGGGCTGTGAATTCTGGGTACTTGAAGTACCTTAATCCTCGACTGGTACTATCAGTGGCTAAAGAACTAGCCTTTGAACGCATGGCTGCTCTGCTTGGCTGGGATATGTTCTACTACGATACATTCCCGAACAAGGATTTTAATATCTGGCACTTCCCGCAAGAGATGCGAGCTATGCCTGGTTCAAAGAGTATCCGTCCTGATTACAGTGTTCCGTTGGTTAAACGGGAAGAGCTGTCCTAA